The Hordeum vulgare subsp. vulgare chromosome 7H, MorexV3_pseudomolecules_assembly, whole genome shotgun sequence DNA window aaaggattagtactctcataaaaatatgagaacaccacttaggaaagatctgaaatcaccacttgacatcgaagaaactcaaattaccatattccaacaaaacaaaggatgtggcttacgaaacaagccagaacaaactcatgagaaagatttccgttcgatattttcgtggacaggatcgcacgggctcgaaccttacagtagacatcaagtgcaagggagtgcacccgacatacgaagcttccccgagtcatagcaagctacaaggactctttaagacacaacgagaaccgctgtaagtcgaccgtcaacaaacgaatccactagatgtcgaaccccaacctaacatcatgcatttgttggaagattgtcctataagcaactacttgaattcccacctaagaattcccgaaatatccggtcatgcaatctggtacacggatacaaggagtaataatcacacaactcccatactaacccgtcacctgtatcacatccgtcaagacacaaccagaatctcggaccttcacctaccacagaccctcgtgatcataacgatacaaagtatggcagtactcccgaacaatctgcactagtactggggacatcggggttatctcgccactactagtattgaagcaattacgaacatccttcgtcctgagatattaagaaatctgaatgataacgatgtgctcaagaatcccctggagctcaactccccggaagaaaatcaagtcagacaggaggcaccaagacagaactccgtcacatcggcatcatatagatgccAAGAATATCtgcatgatcctaaattttttttgagtgagaagaggagtagaattaaaatattacgtcgagATACCTCACCAgagagtagaagaggagaaaaaagaatcctactctccgatatataactagactcaaagtagtttttcactagacttaactcggccaagttcgatcaatcaaggcggctcctaggtcggtacttctctaataccaacttgccacgcccaagatgcgaccctatcctcaatttggcacgagggcctcgtcagggatagaagcgcatctcgtcgtgtcacaagaatggatatcgttacaagtacatgtactgaacaaaagagatatataatagaattggcctacactcgccacaagctacatcagagtcacaccagtacaatacacaatcatcatgaagaacagcagggtccgactacggacgaaaacaaacgagaaaaagaagaacgacgtccatccttgctatctcaggctgccggcctggaacccatcctagatcgatgatgaagaagaagaagagcaactccaaatgaacaatcaacgcgctcgcgtcaagtaacctttacctgtacctgcaactagtgttgtagtaatctgtgagccacaagggactcagcaatctcatttccaaaggtatcaagactagcaaagcttattaggtgaggtatggttaagtggtgaggttgcagcagcggctaagcatatatgaggtggctaaacttacgagtactagaaataagaggggggggagaactacgcataacggacgtgaactactgatggtcaaatgaatgatcctggacacctacctacgtcagatataaccccaccgtgtcctcgatcggagaaggaacccgcgaaagagacaatcacggttacgcacacggttggcatattttaattaagttaacttcaagttatctagaaccagtgttaaacaaagtttccacgttgccacataaccacgagcacggctttccgaaagatttaaccctgcaggggtgctccaactagtccatcacaaattaccacaagccgcatagaaatcctcaatcacgaagctcacgatctcgtcggattccctagtggaaaacctcaactccgagattacccaaagcatcaccggaatcccgatgcacaagatatttcgtcaaaggtaaaactaatccagcaaggccgcccgtgtcgacgatcctaataggagccgcgtatctcgttctcaggacacgacggatgagcgatggttaccacgccaaacgccgagttgccccgggtagcgttaataagctgctctgttttggaccaacactcatgaggagcactggcccaggggttgattaaattatcctcggggtccggaaagtccctatgcaattttattaggtgattaggcaaatgtagtaccaaagttgggccttgccagaccagctttaatctaaaacgaattatcaagggggtccccataacaaccccgatcgtgttaggagcgctcaattatggaacataacaccggtagtcgaaacgaagggggcaaaggtggaacaaaacaccaggctagaaaggtcgagccttccaccttttaccaagtatataggtgcattaaattaaatagcttttaatatggtgatataacaaggaacccatgttatcacatggaagcaactgcacctgcaactagcaacgctaatacagGGTTtaacaagcggtaacatagccaatcaatggtttgctaggttgaacaggttgaaggtttcatggcattgttgagaggctgatgtttaacaggtggtaggtaacgagacataatcgatagaagcgataaaactagcatgacaatgatagtaatggtatctggggaaatggtcatcttgcctgagatcccggttggaagaagaatgcctccgtgaagcagacgaaccgacgtagttgaacgggtcctcacatccggcacgttgcggaactctatcgagacgaagcaaaccggaaacacaaatcaacacacggaattcaccacacgatgcacaacacaaatgatgcatgagcaggtgaacacatgcaagacacggcatggcaaatcacacaatcaaacactgcacgctaagtgaagttcaatatgcaacgagttgcatattgaagaaactccacgtttaattattgaggtccatcccgattaggtactcggcaatatgaaatgttattaaacatggcaagaggtgaagcataataaaactacctatctaggcattttaaatgaggtcggaaacgacatatagcatctccgagacgacctcacatgttaatttacaattctgtccagatctgaactaacacatttaattagttgttaaacagcaaaacaagtaggatcacgtgattctacgcgtcatttcaagcaatttacatgtagagatcatctccaacggagctacggttcaaaagatacaagcaccgcaagatatgatggcatgaatgcaatatgtgtgcaacgacggtcacgagcacttcaaaacatacaaccagcaagagaaaatgaaactacacgagattctaagcaagtttcatataggacacgatcaaatcggagctacggttcaacaactaagagcaaaacaagaaatcactacaatctgccaaaatcagccatatAGCATttactacaccccacaactacgagctactcaactccaatataatcaaccaaggcatgaaacgaaagagggcaagaagcactacaacaaacaactaacaacaactagcatgacatcatggatcactagagaaagaagtcacaaaatggcatctcacacactacttcagacttagtgaaaataacacttcatgaaagtgcagttttcggtctgaaggcatattgacatcaGCAAAatcaatagctacaggactccaaatggcatgaaaatttacagcatgctagagaaacacaaagtctacaactaactccattgcaccaacctcaaaagagttacatatcagaagatagaagcaaaacaaaacaacaacaaaatataacagattcgagTCTTAGAAATATTTCggcatctctaaaacatcactatttctagcaacttgagagctagcaaaccacacctaaacatgcatttctattgcaaccaaaattaccaggggctagactaaacatcaaagatcaactctctagttgacaactccttcaaacgaagcacggaataaatcctacgaaaaagacaagagggcaacatggcaaaatatcgcgcgaactaacttactcaaaagctaaaaccaattgcacagaaaaatcctatggatttttctaccccgaaaacatataaaacatgtggggttgcaacgcaAAAATATTAAGACAACACACGTTTCTAGGCATACGACACGCTAAatgacgtcaaacaaatatgcaagttgtaaaatcggattctacgtgaaattctaccccaaaaccatatactacacgttccgatccgacttacgaaataaaatctacgggcattctaatatcgtctatattctggaattaattataATTCCGAAAATCATCTATATTACTAACGGGCCTACAGCATGCGCAACATAATAAAAATGCGCTGGGGCGGGGTATAGCCTCACCTTTGGGCCGGCTTGGACCGGCCTGGTGAGGAGGCTGGAGCAGACTGGGCCGGTGGCCTCGAGGCGGACCAGGGGGCGAGGCGAGGCCGGTTTGGGCGTTGCGCTGGGCCTGGGGGCGCCTGACCGACTGGGCCTCGACGCGGGGCGGCCCAAGAGGCGCAGGCAAGCGCTCGCTCGTCGATCTCCTCGCTGTCTACCGAGCCCGACCATGGCACCGGCGGATCTGGCATTGCCGCGGCTCGCGGCTCCGGTACGAGCAAGGGGCGGCCGACGGGAGCGGGCAGGGCACGGGAGGAACGGACGGCGGCGGGCAGAGAGGCTGCGGCGGTGAATCTGGCTGTCTCGCGAGGAACAGGGCTCCAGGTCGATGGCAGCAGGCGGCGCGGGATTAAGGCCAGGGGCGGCCGGATTTGACTGGCGAGGCACCGGGCGACGGACTGCAGCGGGGCCTAGGGGGGGTCCAGCCGGCTGCTGGCACCTGGCGTGGTGCGGGGCCCGACACGAGAGGCCCTCGACGGGAGGCGAAGCGGGAGCGGAGCACGGGAGGTGGCTGGAAGGCGGGGCTCGCGAACGACGACGGAtctgggctcggccgggcccgatctgggctcggcgggccctggCGGCGGCTGAGGAACcgatgggaggagagagagggtgcgggaggctagggtttcgggggttggtggcgcggatcccgaggcagaggagggggctgtctaaaaataagcacggggtctatttataggcaaagggggggggggctaggttaaccggaactgcgttccggatccaaccgtgcggtcggaatcggacgattccgcacacgGGAACGGGTGAGTAGGCGTGAAGAGTGGTTtatcggagacgagagggaaaacgagcgacgcggcaacgatttttttaaaacaccgacaaccctccaacggtagaccgaatacggtgccgctactatcgaccgttcgggtaccagacgaactccgattgcgacgaaacttgacatgcggcctacctatatctaattacgaccgcatgccaagtttcagcccaaccagagaaagttttcaacacacttataaaacagggtttcgacgatgccgcgggcgcgtgcgtgtgtgaacgggctcagaacgaacaacgacgagaaccggcaactaacaacggatgcaacttttgaaaatggGCGACaatggggtgccgatgcaatgcagatgatgcgaatgatgcgatgatgatgcgacaaaagaaaaatagacacatgacgaaaacggaataaaggggggaatcttccggAACATCGgaatcgggctgtcacatttgCCACCTTTCCACTTACTACCAGCACTACCCTCCGACCCCCACTCCACCTGTTTTGCTGGTTTCCAGCTGAGCCAGGACCCCCATTGTTGTACCTCCCCCCTCACCAAAGTGGTCATGCAGGCCTTGTGAGTATGTCCAATTATCCCACATGTATAGCAGAATTCAGGGATGAACTCATAAGCAAAAGGACACCAGTTTCCTCTTAGGACTTCCTTCCCTTGGAGTGATTTAGCACTAATACTATCGGATCCTCCCCCTTGGTTTTCCTCGCCATGGATCATGATACCCCGCCATAGCGGTTCTCTGATGTTGATCCGGGTCTTTACTCGTAGAATACGACGCCCAGACATCGCATCTACATCTATTTCAGCCTGCATGAATTCTCCGACCTCATCTCCAACTTTTTTCTCCTGCCATCTCATTTAACATCCCGAGAGGAAGCCCCGAAACTCTAATCCAGACCGGCATAATACTAAACTCATACTCCTCTAATGTTTTCCTTGGATCATAATCTTCTACCACTAGCGCCTCCCCTCGAAACATCCATGGTCCATCTTCTAACGCTTTCCTCTTCCCCGAATGTTGCAGAAACTTCACCAAGAACACATTCTCTCCCATCGTCTTACACTCCACCCCCCTCAAGGGACACCACACCCGTTCGACTGAGTTTTCTAGCGCTTCCGCCAAAGCTGGTTTCTCTGAGAATAACTTCACCATAGCCTGCGAATCTATGACCCCCACCTTCTTGCCATCTGACCACCCAATCACGACCCCCTTCTTCTCCGCCTTAGACAATTGCAACTTCTCCAGGAGGCCCGAACCCTTCTCCATCTTGACTCCTCAAACCCCGCCGCCAAAGAAGAACCAAACCAGGTCCGTCTAGGGTTTTTTGGTGGTGTACGATCACGTCCCCTAACCACGTGAAAGGCTTATGGTGGAAGGACGGGGAAGATGGAGACGTTGATCAGAGGCCAGACACCCCGATCAGGGAACCCCGCTGTGATTAAAGACTATGGACAAGATCAATCGGCGGAGGAAACGAGACAAAACACGCCCGAGAAAAAATCGCCTCAGGATCgccaaccctaaccctaaccgtcACCGAGAGGGACAGACCTAGACATTGTTTGTATTTGAGATGTCTTGAGCTTTGAATAAATCCCTAGTTACCCTAAAAAAAATACTGTGTTGGCGCAGGTATCCAGCCCGGGCCCGCACGTGGGACACAAAACTTTCTTAGCCAGGCCGGTTcgtagttattattattattattattataagtaAAGGGGGCTCCAACTCCGCCCCCTTTCCTTCCGCAAACCCGAACTCTCAACCGAGACAGCAGAGAAGACGAGACGAGGCGAGATAACTCGGCGACTGCGCGCAGGGGAGAAGTAGGTACACgagacgagagagagggaggcggcgacAAGAAGCCGAGAGGGCGGGCCACCATGAGGCGCTCCTCCAagaagtcgtcgtcgtcgtccgccGCGGCCGGTAATGCTCCTCCCCTCcggacacccccccccccccctcccccggcGGCTGTCTTCTTTCTTTCGGGATTAGGCTGCGTGCGTGCGAGGTCTTGCTGGTGGGCTGGACAGGTCCCCGGTCCGTTCGTTGTCTTGCGAGATTCCATGAGGTGCCTTGTTTCGGGAAGATCTGATGGCCGGTATGTGGTGTTCGGATCGCCTGTTACGGGATGGGAAGGGTAGATTCAGGGTTCGAAAATCTGTCATGATGGTTAGAGAAAGCGCTGAATCTTGGGTTTGGATCGCGTGGTGTAGAATTGTGTTTGGATTCGCTAGCAGATTTACATTCGTAGTGCAAGCAGATGGCAGTTCATAGGTTTATTATAATTCTGTGCTTACCGTGTCGAAACGATTTGTATGCAAGTAAAGCTAAAGAGCAGCTACCTGCTAATACCGTGTTCTGGGTTTCTGGTTCAGCTCTGCAATCCCCGTGGCTATTTGTTGAATAAGCATCAATTTTACACCATTAATAATATAAATTCGCCATGTATCTTGCGCGGTAAATCTTTACCTTTTTTCTGTGAACTACAGTAATCAGGTTCGTAGCGTGCAGCCTAAAATTATGGTGACTGTTAAAATAGTTTCATCATTGAATCTCACTGATGATCCTATCTGGTAGTCACTCTgtactactttagtgatctaaacgttcttatatttctttacagagggagtaatacTTTATATGATTATAAAATAATCGCTTTAAATTTTATTAGGTTTGTATGACATATCAATGTTTTACATTCAATTACGACACACATTAACAAAATCCTGTACATCAGGCACTAGAGAATTAGAAGGCACTAGCAGTTGTTTGTTCTAATTGCAACTGAATTAGAAGGCACTAGAGAATTATGATCTGTTATACCAATATGACacataaataattaaatgtgaatGGATGCACTAGAATACAGTACTTTCAATCACCTTTAAGCTATAATAAGCAAAATTAGTTATGGCCATTCATTTTGTAATTGTTCCTATCATATATTATTTGTGGAATGATTTAATCACTGCATGCTGTCTTGCTCCATCTCTCAAGCGATCACTTTAACTTACACATTTGGTGGTTAGTTTGCTGCTCCCATTGGTTTATAGTGCCATTTTATAATTTGTAATGATGAATTATACCCCAGTAAGTGTAAATGACAGATTAAGAAGCTTATCTTGAAATTGTGTGTGTATACCTATAAGTTTCATAAGCAACTCTAAAATAGCTGCCCATTGGCTCAAACTTTGTCCTAATTGGTTTTCTTTTTTAGGTTAAAATGTTTGTGTCTTGAACTCTTGATTCTTAACTAATCTTTAAATTCGTTGTCGCATTACTTCTTTTCCAAATGGGTTGGTGTAGGAGCTATCATATTCCATTTTGAGGGTATGTATATTTGAATGAGTACTAAGCAGACGATTATATTTAGGTGAGGAACAAGTAaatgaaaaacaaaacagaaaaagaaaaggagtcAGTACAAACCTGACCAGCAGGAAAGCACAACGTGGTGAGATGCATTGATTCCTTTCTTTCTGAATTACTTATTCATCTGGGTGTAAGTGTGTGCATGTGCGTTTATTCAGTCATTTGGTTTATGTCAAGCTATGTGTTGGTCTTCTCCTTACTTCTGCTTCTTCCACAAGCACAAGTTTTTCTTGCACATTAGAAAATACCAAATGCGTATTTTTTGCTTGCACACTAAATTCTATCCTATGGTATGTGGTATGCAAAATCAAGATACCCTATATTGATAGGTAACCACATGTTACTTGGATCTATTTGTAGTAACATTTCCATTATTATCTCCAGTTCCCACTAAAGCGGTTTCGAAGGAAATAGAGCGGATTGACCAACTTTTCTTTACATATGCTGATAGCTCATCCAGCATGATTGAGTAAGTTATTCCACAGTTTTCTCAAACACTCGTCTGTCATTATTTTTGCTGTATATACTCATGGTACTAATCCTtccgttcagaaattttatgtataCCTTCCAATTAGGGAATTATCGTACATGGTAAAAATAAGAGCTGTTTTTATATGAATCATTCTAAATTGTGATGGAATAGTTGTCAATGCTTATGTAATCCCATTCACGAAAATATGTATTGGTAGTTGATATGTACCATTTTGATGCAGCTAGATGTTAATGATTTTTTAATAAATACCATTCTCCAATGAAACTGTTGCTCGACGTTATTCCAATGAATTTTTTACCTGCTTGAACAGCCCAGAAGGCATCGAAACACTCTGCTCTCATCTTGAAGTTCCACATACAGATGTTCGGATTCTGATGTTAGCATGGTATGTGACTGTTCTCTAAGATTATATAGTGGTGATATCTTTTACTGAAATATCTAATGGACATCTATCTTGTATCAGGAAAATGGGCTGTGAAAAGCAAGGTTATTTCACTCTGGTATGCATATGCATTATATTTTTTAACTGTTCAAAATGTTTATTACTTTATTGGTATGATATCGCACTGTCTTTCTGAGTTTGACTGGTAGTACTTTGTTGATAGGATGAATGGAGAACTGGGATGAAAGCTCTGCGAGCTGATAGCATCAGTAAACTGAAGAAAGCCTTTCCCGAACTGGTCCAAGAAGTGAGTGTTCTATTCCACACATATTTGAAAGGTTTATACCTGTGGAAAATACCTATGATGGACCCTACTAGTTCTGTTAAACAGAAATTGAGTATGGAAGGCTTGTCATGGGAATGGAACAATAACGTGTTCCAGGATTCCATTATTCGATGATACTTTTAATTGTACTGTAACCGGCTTGCTCATAACATGTTCTTTACAAACCAGGTTACGAGGtcctctaatttccatgatttctATCCATATGCGTTCCGTTATTGCCTAACAGGTAGTCACACTTGCTATTCTTATGacacatttttttttctttgttgaATACTTATGCCTTGGTTGTGCACTTGTGCTTGctcagaggacaagaagaagtgtATAGAAATACCTGTTGCTTGTGAGTTGTTGAATCTAGTGCTGAGCTTGCAGTTCCGCCCGCAGGTTGAAAAACTTATTAATTACCTCAAGGTAACGGTTGATTTGGTATTTTAGTTTATTGGTCCCATTCATCTGAGGGACTCATATTTTGGTTGATGTACTTATTTATGTGAGTTTGGGTTTCAGCACCAAAATGAGTACAAGGTTATAAACATGGATCAATGGATGGGATTTCTTCGGTTCTGCAATGAGGTCATGCTTTAATCTTCACCCCCATGCCTCGGCATCTTTTTTCCCCTTTTGCTATCTTTTTGTATACAGTACTTGATAGCATTTCCTTCTCACACTATTAACGTTTTGAATCACATTTCATTCAGATAAACTTCCCATCACTTGACAATTACGATGCAGACCAAGCTTGGCCTTTAATTTTAGACAATTTTGTTGAATGGTTAAGAGCAAATGAAAATTAGCCCTCTTGTACTCGAGTGGTGGTGAAGATGCAATCTAAATGCAATACTCAGAAATGTAAGTGAACAACCTTATCTTGTACCCTATGACTTGAGATGTACTCCctacgttcctaaatataagtctttttagagattccgctagtgactacatacggagcaaaatgagtgaatctacactctaaagtatgtccatATACATCGTATGTAGTCCacgagtgaaacctctaaaaagacttatatttaggaacaaagggagtaTGGGATATGTTATCTTTCctaaaaaaaataggaactccatGCAAGCATTTCTAATCAGGAAGAGGATATGTATCATTTTCCTTTAATCACACAGTTGCATTCATGCAATTTTGGCGCTGTCTTGTtttttcagcaccttggagaattTTGGAGGATGCAGATCAAGCTCGTTTGTGACTGCTGTGTTCAGAGTCTGGTTTTAGAAATTATCAATCGCCTTGTAGTTTGCTTTTCACTTTTTTATACTTGAAACACTTAGCAGGGTCATCATCTAGAATTTTATGTCGACATTCTCTATATTTGTATTTTCAATGGCTTTGTAGGTGTGTAGTTTCAAGAGCATGCAGTTTTCTGGAAGTCTTAAATGAACATGTTGGCATATGTTGTTCTTCTCTTGCCTGTTGGCCTATCCCATATCCTGAGAACAGATTATCCTCGAAGCATATATAGTTTTAAAACCACTGACCGAAAAACTGGCAACGGGTCATGCCCAGTTTTTTTTATGGTGTACCGGTCCGGTCTTTGAAAAAAAAGTGCATCAAGCTTTGAGGCAAGGCATGCTCTATAACACAATGGTTTACCTTTAAAAAACACAATGATTTATTAATGGTTTACACCCAGCATTATGTTTAGTCGTTTTATGTGAGATCAAAGTTCTGAAAAATTGCCTTAAATATTCTCTTTTTTGTCCCAAATGAATCGACTGTCTGACCAGTAAAAAGGCTAAAACCATTTTTGAAACTATGCCTCGAGGTTAAAACGCAAAGTAGGGACATATCAGGTAGCCCTCCCAaatgtagcacatccctcaaattGTATAATCTTTCACCTAGTTGTACTTAGAATGAACACACCCCGTCGTCGACAGTCAAATTGTCAGAGATTGAATTAACCCATGTGTTAATTAAGGAGAATTTCTACTATCCCATGTGTTAATTAAGGAGAATTTCTACTATCTTTAACCGCTACGCACGAGGGATGCGATTGTTCGTCCGTGTCTCTTCGGACCATCGTGTCCTCGGTACGATATATACTTGTAATGGAAATAATTTGTTACCCATAGTGATAGCTACACACGGTCTCAGTTTTTATTTCTatatttttaattattttggAGTATGAAAAATAATTCTATAATAAAAATATCGTAAATATGGACAAGTCAGGCAATCAAACACGCAATTATGTCAAATAGGCAAGCAAAAAGACTAAGAGAAGTGAGAAACCGCCATTTCTACCCAACGAAAAGACACTTGTGTCAAAAAAGTAATAAAATGACACAAAGAGATGATAAAAAGTCATTTATATCAACAAAAATGCACATGTGCCAATGTCGTTGAAACCCGACACCTCATATATCAAGAAAAGACACTTATTTCAAAAGGTGTATAGCTACCGCCATGTATAGAAAATCGCCTATCATACTTATAATCAATAGTCAATAAAGATAACTGTTCACTTTACATCTTCGTTGGTTGTCTCTCTCGTTTTACTCTAAACACATTATCAACACAATTCGTCATTGCAGGAGTAATCCTTGTATGCATGCACCTCCCGATGTTGTATACGACGACGCCATCCCGCAAACCCCATCCTCCTTTCTTCCACCTTCTCACTTGTCGGTGCTACAGACATATTTATTGCATCATACCTTGAGGACATACATGTTATACACAACAAAACTCCTCGGGTGTAGGTTACACCTGTTCCTCGTCCACAACACTAGCTGCCAGCCTCCCACTGCCGTTGAATGATGTCAAAATCAACGTTGACACGACAATCGCTAGGGCTCGCACGTATGGGGTAGTTGGTGAGATCCGCGGGAGTGAAACATGAGAGTTTCAGGGCACATCGATTGTTGTCTTCAGAAGTATAAATTGTCCATAGATTTTGGAATCACTTGCTATTAGAGAAGCACTGCTATTAGAGAAGCACAAGCTCTCGCAGATGATCTATTTTGTCAACAAAATTTTGGTTGCTTCGCATTGCAAGGTAGTTGTGGATACAGTAAAAGACGACATCGGTGCAATTTTCAGTGCCATCATACCTGAAATAACAACCAGAGCTACTACTTCCATAAATTGTATTTTAGCCATGAGTATAGAACCTCCAATGTGGAGGCACATAATCTCGCAAAGCATATTTTAGCTTTTGGGTTCGGCGTCATGTCGGGTTATGTCAACCCCGTGATCTTATTTTCATCCATGTAGACATCATA harbors:
- the LOC123409549 gene encoding DCN1-like protein 4 isoform X1, which produces MRRSSKKSSSSSAAAGEEQVNEKQNRKRKGVSTNLTSRKAQRVPTKAVSKEIERIDQLFFTYADSSSSMIDPEGIETLCSHLEVPHTDVRILMLAWKMGCEKQGYFTLDEWRTGMKALRADSISKLKKAFPELVQEVTRSSNFHDFYPYAFRYCLTEDKKKCIEIPVACELLNLVLSLQFRPQVEKLINYLKHQNEYKVINMDQWMGFLRFCNEINFPSLDNYDADQAWPLILDNFVEWLRANEN
- the LOC123409549 gene encoding DCN1-like protein 4 isoform X2; this encodes MRRSSKKSSSSSAAAVPTKAVSKEIERIDQLFFTYADSSSSMIDPEGIETLCSHLEVPHTDVRILMLAWKMGCEKQGYFTLDEWRTGMKALRADSISKLKKAFPELVQEVTRSSNFHDFYPYAFRYCLTEDKKKCIEIPVACELLNLVLSLQFRPQVEKLINYLKHQNEYKVINMDQWMGFLRFCNEINFPSLDNYDADQAWPLILDNFVEWLRANEN